In Aegilops tauschii subsp. strangulata cultivar AL8/78 chromosome 3, Aet v6.0, whole genome shotgun sequence, one genomic interval encodes:
- the LOC109763068 gene encoding germin-like protein 1-4, which translates to MAKLCVVLLTACAALLALGAAPSLAGDPNMLQDICVADYMSLQGPLRVNGYPCKRAENVTADDFFFAGLASAADVYGGGNPMGSVVTTADVERLPGLNTLGVSMSRVDYAPWGGTNPPHMHPRATEILFVAEGNLEVGFVTTAGRHITRGVPKGGVFVFPRGMMHYERSVGEAPAVAISAFDCQLPGTQRLGEAMFGAAPGVPTDVLARALQTDGGVVESIRAKFQPN; encoded by the exons ATGGCCAAGCTTTGTGTTGTCCTCCTCACCGCCTGCGCCGCCCTCCTGGCTCTGGGTGCAGCGCCGTCGCTCGCCGGTGACCCCAACATGCTCCAGGACATCTGCGTCGCCGACTACATGTCCCTTCAGGGCC CGCTGAGGGTGAACGGGTACCCCTGCAAGCGGGCGGAGAACGTGACGGCGGACGACTTCTTCTTCGCCGGGCTGGCGAGCGCGGCCGACGTGTACGGCGGCGGCAACCCGATGGGCTCCGTGGTGACCACGGCGGACGTGGAGAGGCTCCCGGGTCTCAACACCCTTGGCGTGTCCATGTCCCGCGTGGACTACGCTCCATGGGGCGGCACGAACCCGCCGCACATGCACCCGCGCGCCACAGAGATCCTCTTCGTGGCCGAGGGAAACCTGGAGGTGGGCTTCGTCACGACCGCCGGCAGGCACATCACCCGAGGCGTGCCCAAGGGCGGGGTCTTCGTGTTCCCGCGCGGCATGATGCACTACGAGCGCAGCGTCGGCGAGGCGCCCGCCGTGGCGATCTCAGCGTTCGACTGCCAGCTCCCCGGCACGCAGAGGCTCGGGGAGGCGATGTTCGGGGCGGCGCCGGGGGTACCGACGGACGTGCTGGCCCGGGCGCTGCAGACCGACGGCGGCGTGGTGGAGAGCATCAGGGCCAAGTTCCAGCCAAACTAG
- the LOC109763059 gene encoding F-box protein At3g54460 codes for MAVVVAAGGGDAAPAHRKLGGYLRVVVSVPSPDAKSIRPLAPCSLSACGAAPLAPLPDDAAGARPGLAPRGSLRWRATGGGGTSVVRQLRALVAARCVEVEGRVLRVVAREEAEEARVVVLVDVYLPVAAWSGWKFPRSRSSAAAAVFKHLSCNWDARNALVAFDWASHDNPHPDDKYIWSCTDCHVLGCELHQISSVSNNDKSFDLHEIFKVLPSVRVEKGMQITTIIPDVISDEIGIWSIPDDILNKVLIRLKPGDLIRAAATCHHIRTLAASIMPCMKLKLFPHQEAAVEWMLRREQNPEPLAHPLCKNFCTEDGFPFFINVTSGEILTGTAPTINDFCGGMFCDEPGLGKTVTALSLILKTHGTLAEPPRGVDIKWCTHKPDKKYGYYEFNTSNCSNNFSESKRLMGKNVVQEDPRSSELSHNGDSVPSTRSSRKRGRLVDPGLSPVNMHVSSEKSPESCNPHPTLATQVLKVTKNLKSVRKNLMDAYSKDSVGSKRKRGTVSELSETWVQCDACRKWRRLSDGTVLDSTTAWFCSMNADPARMTCTASEESWDFKTKITYLPGFYKKDELPGNEQNVSFFANILKDNISLINSETKKALLWLAQLPLRKHLEMESVGLTRPVLDARATTGKGARPYFKLFQAFGLVRKIEQGVTRWYYPSMLDDLAFDSAALGIALEKPLDLVRLYLSRATLIVVPANLIDHWTTQIQRHVSSDTLNVYAWGDHKRPPAHILAWDYDIVITTFSRLSAEWGPSKKSVLKQIHWFRVILDEGHTLGSSLALTNKLQMAVSLVASNRWILTGTPTPNTPTSQVAHLHPMLKFLHEEAYGENYHSWESGIHRPFEAQMEEGRIRLVELLRRSMISARKADLKNIPPCIKRITFVDFSEGHAKSYNELVVTIRRNILMADWNDPSHVESLLNPKQWKFRTTTIRNVRLSCCVAGHIKVAEAGHDIQETMDELMQGGLDPSSEEYQSIRFALLNGTDCVRCRDWCRLPVITPCRHLLCHDCVALDSEKCIECGNNYEMQSPETRARPENPNPKWPVPKDLIELQPSYKQDDWDPDWQSTTSSKVAYLIDKLRSLREANMKHVHSTNITIGAGPATTSSYQDDNNLQTRLPQTLPDKVIIFSQFLEHIHVIEQQLTIAGITYAGMYSPMPLGTKRSALTKFKEDPTCMALLMDGTAALGLDLSFVNHVFLMEPIWDRSMEEQVISRAHRMGATRPINVETLAMRGTIEEQMLQLLQDSSACRNMVNKGAGGTENEGARPHRSLHDFAESSYLAKLTFVKGSNTACMNAYLLSIN; via the exons ATGGCCGTGGTCgtggccgcgggcggcggggacgCCGCGCCCGCGCACCGGAAGCTGGGCGGGTACCTGCGCGTGGTGGTCTCGGTCCCGTCCCCCGACGCCAAATCCATCCGCCCGCTCGCCCCCTGCTCCCTCTCCGCCTGCGGGGCCGCGCCGCTCGCGCCGCTCCCCGACGACGCGGCCGGCGCGCGCCCGGGCCTCGCCCCGCGGGGGTCGCTCAGGTGGCGGGCCACCGGCGGCGGGGGCACCAGCGTCGTGCGCCAGCTCAGGGCGCTCGTCGCCGCGCGGTGCGTCGAGGTGGAGGGCAGGGTGCTCCGGGTGGTGGCGAGGGAAGAGGCGGAGGAGGCCAGGGTGGTGGTGCTCGTCGACGTGTACCTCCCCGTCGCCGCCTGGTCCGGGTGGAAGTTCCCGCGCtcgcgctcctccgccgccgccgccgtgttcAAGCACCTCAG TTGCAACTGGGATGCTAGGAATGCTTTAGTTGCTTTTGACTGGGCTTCTCATGACAATCCACATCCTGATGACAAGTATATTTGGAGCTGCACTGACTGTCATGTCCTTGGCTGCGAGCTTCATCAGATATCATCTGTATCGAATAACGACAAGTCATTTGACCTGCATGAAATCTTCAAAGTTCTCCCCAGTGTTAGAGTGGAGAAGGGGATGCAGATAACAACAATAATACCCGATGTTATATCGGATGAAATAGGTATCTGGTCTATCCCTGATGATATATTGAATAAGGTGCTAATTCGCCTTAAACCCGGGGATTTGATAAGAGCGGCAGCTACTTGTCATCACATAAGGACTCTTGCTGCCTCTATTATGCCTTGCATGAAGCTTAAGCTTTTTCCTCATCAAGAGGCGGCTGTCGAATGGATGTTGAGGCGAGAGCAAAACCCTGAGCCCTTAGCGCATCCTCTCTGCAAGAATTTCTGCACTGAGGATGGCTTTCCATTCTTCATAAATGTTACCTCTGGTGAAATACTCACAGGGACTGCTCCAACCATAAACGATTTCTGTGGAGGTATGTTCTGTGACGAACCTGGATTAGGGAAGACAGTGACTGCATTGTCTCTTATTCTCAAAACGCATGGAACTTTGGCAGAACCTCCAAGAGGGGTGGATATAAAGTGGTGCACTCATAAACCAGATAAAAAGTATGGATACTATGAATTTAACACCAGCAACTGTTCAAACAATTTCTCTGAATCAAAAAGGCTCATGGGGAAGAACGTTGTTCAAGAAGATCCACGTTCAAGTGAGCTATCTCATAATGGTGACTCTGTTCCCAGTACAAGATCATCAAGGAAGAGAGGCAGGTTAGTAGACCCTGGTCTATCGCCGGTGAACATGCATGTTTCAAGTGAGAAGTCGCCAGAATCATGCAATCCACATCCAACGCTAGCTACCCAAGTACTAAAGGTCACCAAAAACTTGAAAAGTGTCAGGAAAAACCTCATGGATGCTTACAGCAAAGATTCAGTAGGCAGTAAAAGGAAGAGAGGCACCGTGTCCGAGTTAAGTGAGACATGGGTTCAGTGTGATGCTTGCAGAAAGTGGCGGAGGTTATCAGATGGAACTGTTCTCGATTCTACTACGGCTTGGTTTTGCAGTATGAATGCCGATCCTGCACGGATGACATGCACTGCTTCAGAGGAATCCTGGGATTTCAAGACAAAGATAACCTATTTGCCAGGATTTTACAAGAAAGATGAGTTGCCGGGAAATGAGCAGAATGTATCATTTTTTGCAAACATATTGAAAGATAATATTTCTTTGATCAACTCTGAAACCAAGAAGGCTTTATTGTGGTTGGCACAACTTCCTCTCAGGAAACATCTCGAGATGGAATCAGTTGGTTTGACACGTCCAGTTCTAGATGCACGGGCAACCACAGGCAAGGGTGCCCGCCCATATTTCAAGTTATTTCAAGCATTCGGCCTTGTGAGGAAGATTGAGCAAGGTGTAACTCGGTGGTATTATCCATCTATGCTTGATGATTTGGCCTTCGACTCGGCTGCGCTTGGAATTGCTCTTGAAAAACCGCTGGATTTAGTGAGGTTATATTTATCTAGGGCGACCTTGATAGTTGTGCCTGCTAATTTGATTGATCACTGGACAACACAAATACAACGTCATGTTTCTTCGGATACACTTAATGTTTATGCATGGGGAGATCACAAGAGGCCGCCTGCTCACATCCTTGCTTGGGACTATGACATTGTCATAACCACATTTAGCAGATTAAGCGCAGAATGGGGACCAAGTAAGAAAAGTGTTTTAAAGCAGATCCATTGGTTTAGGGTAATATTAGATGAAGGACACACTTTAGGTTCCAGTCTTGCCCTGACAAACAAATTGCAGATGGCTGTTTCTTTGGTTGCTTCAAACAGGTGGATTTTAACTGGTACGCCTACACCGAACACACCAACTAGTCAGGTTGCTCATCTTCACCCCATGCTCAAGTTTCTTCATGAAGAAGCTTATGGTGAAAACTACCACTCATGGGAGTCTGGAATTCATAGGCCCTTTGAGGCTCAAATGGAAGAGGGGCGCATTCGTCTTGTGGAGCTACTTCGGAGGTCCATGATTAGTGCAAGAAAAGCAGATCTCAAAAACATCCCTCCTTGCATAAAAAGAATAACATTTGTAGACTTCAGTGAAGGGCATGCGAAAAGTTACAATGAACTGGTTGTTACTATTCGCCGGAATATACTGATGGCTGATTGGAATGACCCTTCCCATGTTGAATCACTTCTGAATCCCAAGCAGTGGAAATTTCGTACTACTACTATAAGAAATGTCCGGTTGTCTTGCTGTGTTGCTGGGCATATTAAAGTAGCAGAGGCTGGTCATGATATACAAGAAACTATGGATGAGTTGATGCAGGGGGGTCTTGATCCTTCTTCAGAGGAATATCAATCCATAAGATTTGCTCTTTTAAATGGCACCGATTGTGTCAG GTGTCGAGATTGGTGCCGCTTACCTGTTATAACACCTTGTCGGCATCTGCTGTGCCATGATTGTGTAGCTTTGGATAGTGAGAAATGCATAGAATGTGGCAACAACTACGAGATGCAGTCTCCCGAAACTCGTGCACGTCCAGAAAATCCAAACCCAAAATGGCCAGTCCCGAAGGATCTAATTGAACTGCAGCCTTCATATAAGCAG GATGACTGGGATCCAGATTGGCAGTCAACGACTAGCAGCAAAGTTGCTTACTTGATCGACAAGTTGAGAAGTTTGCGAGAAGCTAACATGAAACATGTGCACTCGACTAACATAACCATTGGTGCTGGTCCTGCTACTACATCGTCTTATCAAGATGATAATAACCTGCAGACCAGGTTACCACAGACATTGCCTGACAAAGTAATTATATTCTCTCAGTTTCTGGAACATATTCATGTTATTGAGCAGCAG CTGACTATTGCTGGAATAACATACGCTGGAATGTACAGTCCCATGCCTTTAGGCACTAAG AGAAGCGCATTGACAAAGTTTAAAGAGGATCCAACATGCATGGCTTTACTGATGGATGGCACTGCAGCACTGGGCCTTGATTTGAGTTTTGTGAATCATGTTTTTCTGATGGAACCCATATGGGATAGGAG TATGGAGGAACAAGTTATTAGTCGCGCGCATAGAATGGGTGCAACCCGTCCAATAAATGTTGAGACCCTGGCTATGCGCGGTACCATCGAGGAGCAAATGCTCCAACTTCTGCAG GACTCTAGCGCTTGCAGAAATATGGTTAATAAAGGTGCAGGCGGCACCGAGAATGAAGGGGCTCGGCCTCACCGTAGCCTACACGATTTCGCCGAGAGTAGTTATCTGGCGAAACTCACCTTCGTGAAAGGATCTAACACAGCATGCATGAATGCTTACTTGCTTAGTATAAATTGA
- the LOC109763069 gene encoding germin-like protein 1-4, with amino-acid sequence MAKLCVVLLAACAALLALAAAPSTLAGDPDMLQDLCVADYISLQGPLRVNGYPCKPAENVTADDFFYGGLASAADVYGGGNPMGSVVTVADVERLPGLNTLGVSMSRVDYAPWGGTNPPHSHQHATEILFVAEGTLQVGFVTTSGRHITRAVPKGGLFVFPRGMMHYERSVGEAPAVAISAFDSQLPGTQRLGEAMFGAAPGVPTDVLARALQTDGGVVESIRAKFQPK; translated from the exons ATGGCAAAGCTTTGTGTTGTCCTCCTCGCCGCCTGCGCCGCCCTCCTGGCGCTCGCTGCGGCGCCGTCGACGCTCGCCGGCGACCCCGACATGCTCCAGGACCTCTGCGTCGCCGACTACATCTCCCTCCAGGGAC CGCTGAGGGTGAACGGGTACCCGTGCAAGCCTGCGGAGAACGTGACGGCGGACGACTTCTTCTACGGCGGGCTGGCGAGCGCGGCCGACGTGTACGGCGGGGGCAACCCGATGGGCTCCGTGGTGACCGTGGCGGACGTGGAGAGGCTCCCGGGGCTCAACACGCTGGGCGTGTCCATGTCCCGGGTCGACTACGCGCCGTGGGGCGGCACGAACCCGCCGCATTCGCACCAGCACGCCACCGAGATCCTCTTCGTCGCCGAGGGGACCCTGCAGGTGGGCTTCGTCACCACCTCCGGCAGGCACATCACCCGGGCCGTGCCCAAGGGCGGGCTCTTCGTGTTCCCGCGCGGCATGATGCACTACGAGCGCAGCGTCGGCGAGGCGCCCGCCGTGGCGATCTCAGCGTTCGACAGCCAGCTCCCCGGCACGCAGAGGCTCGGGGAGGCGATGTTCGGGGCGGCGCCGGGGGTGCCGACGGACGTGCTGGCCCGGGCGCTGCAGACCGACGGCGGCGTGGTGGAGAGCATCAGGGCCAAGTTCCAGCCGAAGTAG